The Candidozyma auris chromosome 1, complete sequence genome includes a region encoding these proteins:
- the SCW4 gene encoding Scw4p, which translates to MQLKLLMFAALAAAAPIEDVKRDVVTLTTTANVGWAELLSGSAETTTAAPAPAPEPTATSKGFFAQLFGSDDTTTAAPAPAPEPTTSSKGFFAQLFGSDDTTTPAAAAATPVPTTSAAATGATAASTQAASSGSKSGGFLSSLLSLFDGSSSSSSTSTTSTSSSAPAPASSSSGSSSSGGLLGWLSGLFGGSSGSSGSSGSTGISSGTAGSGSYTPSQTSGGASSAGRETPGFTEPVVVGGTGDGSDSSQPSSSASAASDSHVAKIAAYAEKGAGITYSPYTKSGQCKTASEVASDIAKLRSFNLIRLYSVDCSGIQNVVSAMSSSQKLYLGVWSIDNLDSDLSNMAQQVNSGSRGWNAVHTVAIGNELVNAGTKTASQVRNAVNEARQWFKSNAPSYNGYIVTVDTLAAVMADSSMCDISDYLAVNCHPYFSGVEASTSGSWLKQQVAQLRSHCNNGKDILVTESGWPSFGNTVGEAVPSLQNQFSAVRSLGNVMGSEVIMFTMYNDYWKNPGSWNVEQHWGIYGDPSV; encoded by the coding sequence ATGCAATTAAAGCTTCTTATGTTCGCTGCCCtagcagcagcagctccGATAGAGGACGTCAAGCGGGATGTCGTCACTTTGACAACAACTGCAAATGTTGGTTGGGCTGAGCTCCTCAGTGGATCCGCTGAGACTACCACTGCTGCTCCAGCTCCAGCCCCTGAGCCTACTGCTACTTCCAAAGGCTTCTTCGCTCAGCTCTTTGGCAGCGATGATACCACCACTGCTGCTCCAGCTCCAGCCCCTGAGCCTACTACCTCTTCCAAGGGCTTCTTTGCGCAGCTTTTTGGCAGCGATGATACCACCACTCCGGCTGCTGCCGCCGCTACTCCTGTCCCTACTACATCCGCTGCTGCTACGGGTGCTACGGCTGCTTCGACTCAGGCAGCCTCGTCAGGTAGCAAACTGGGAGGGTTCCTCAGTTCACTACTTAGTCTTTTTGATGGATCCTCGTCACTGAGCTCCACATCtacaacttcaacttcgaGCTCTGCGCCCGCGCCCGCAAGCTCGAGCTCAGGATCGCTGAGTTCAGGTGGCCTTCTCGGCTGGCTAAGTGGTTTGTTTGGTGGATCCTCGGGCTCCTCGGGCTCTTCAGGCTCCACAGGGATCTCTTCAGGCACAGCCGGTTCTGGCTCATATACCCCATCACAGACTAGCGGCGGTGCCAGTAGTGCAGGTAGAGAAACCCCAGGGTTCACCGAACCCGTGGTTGTGGGCGGTACTGGAGACGGCTCGGACTCATCGCAACCGCTGCTGAGTGCTTCCGCTGCTTCGGACTCCCATGTCGCCAAAATCGCTGCTTACGCTGAGAAGGGTGCTGGAATCACCTACTCTCCATACACTAAGAGCGGTCAATGTAAGACCGCAAGCGAGGTTGCCTCTGACATTGCCAAATTGAGATCTTTCAATCTCATCAGACTTTATTCTGTGGACTGCTCCGGTATCCAGAATGTGGTGAGCGCCATGTCGTCATCGCAGAAGCTCTACTTGGGTGTGTGGTCAATTGACAACTTGGACAGCGACTTGAGCAACATGGCTCAGCAGGTCAATAGCGGCTCTCGTGGCTGGAATGCTGTTCACACTGTTGCCATTGGCAACGAGCTTGTCAATGCCGGCACCAAAACTGCCTCTCAGGTGAGAAACGCTGTGAACGAGGCCAGACAGTGGTTCAAGCTGAACGCTCCTTCTTACAATGGCTACATTGTCACTGTTGACACCTTGGCGGCTGTAATGGCCGATTCACTGATGTGTGACATCTCGGATTACCTTGCTGTGAACTGCCACCCATACTTCAGTGGAGTGGAGGCTCTGACTTCTGGCTCTTGGTTGAAGCAGCAAGTGGCACAGTTGAGGAGTCACTGCAACAACGGCAAGGACATTCTCGTCACTGAAAGTGGCTGGCCTTCCTTTGGTAATACTGTGGGAGAGGCGGTTCCTTCCTTGCAAAATCAGTTCAGTGCCGTCCGGTCGTTGGGGAATGTGATGGGCAGTGAAGTGATCATGTTCACTATGTATAATGACTACTGGAAAAACCCTGGCTCCTGGAACGTCGAGCAGCACTGGGGTATTTACGGCGATCCAAGCGTTTAA